The Bdellovibrio bacteriovorus W nucleotide sequence TTTAAAAACTTAGACGTTGTGGTTGAGGCCATTGTTGAAGATATGGGGATTAAGCAAAAGGTGATTGGTGAGTGCGCAGGGCAAATGCGTAACGACGCCATCATCGCTACGAATACAAGTTCGTTATCTGTGACGGAGATGGCTAAAGGTCATCCGCGCCCCGAGTACTTTGCGGGAATGCACTTCTTCAATCCGGTTCATAAAATGCCATTGGTTGAAGTTATTCGCGGTGAAAAAACATCGGATGAAACTATTGCGACGATCTATGAGCTTTCAAAGCGCATGGGTAAAATGCCAGTGGTTGTCAAAGATGGCCCTGGGTTTTTAGTGAATAGACTCTTGATGCCTTACATGGCTGAAGCGGCCTTCTTGATGCAAGAGGGTATGAGCATTGAGGCTGTTGATAAAGCTTACGTTCGTGAATTCGGAATGCCAATGGGGCCTTTTGAATTGATGGATGAAGTGGGGCTTGATGTTTGTTTGAAGGTTTTGAAAATCTTTAAAGCGTCATTTGGCGAGCGCATTGAAGTAGCTCCATGTATGGAAGCTTTAGAAAAAACGGGGCGTTTGGGACGAAAAAATGGAAAAGGTTTTTATCTTTACGCAGAAGATGGGAAACGCGGTGATGTCGATCAAACGATCTACGCAGCGTTGGGTCTCTCTCAACCTACAAACCCTCATGATTCTAAAGAGTGTATCGAGCGCGGTGTCTTTGCAATGCTGAACGAGTGTTCGTTAGCGTTGATTGAAGATCGCATCGTTGAAAGCGCTTATGAAGTGGATCTTGCCATGATTATGGGAACAGGATTCCCTCCATTCCGCGGTGGTTTAATGAAGTACGCGGATAGCATTGGCAGTCAGTATATTGCAGATCAACTGGCAACATACGCTTCAAGCCGCAAGGCTACGCGACTAAGACCTTCTGTGCCTTTGACGAACATGGCAAAGGGAAATACGAAGTTTTATAAATAGTCATGCTTAAGTGAATCAAATGAAAAAGCCCGAAGTCATTTAACTTCGGGCTTTTTTTATTTGATAGACAGGCTGCTAACGCTTCAAGTGTCACTTCAAGCGGGACTCAAGAGTTTCTTAAAGCAACTGACTGTATTCAGCTAAGGCCTTTTCCCAACTGTGTTGAGATCTTGCCCAAGAGCCCGCTGCAGTGCCCTTTGTAGCTATCATTCCTGTGGATTCAACAAAGACTTTAACCGCATCTGCGATAGATTGAGCAGACCTAGGCTCTACGAGAATGCCGCGTTCATTTTTTTCTCCCACTTGCTCAGTGGTGCCACCAGCATCTGTGCCGATAACAGGTTTATCCATCATCATGGCATCAATCACACTCAAGCTATAAGTCTCTTTGTGGGAGGCGAGAGCAAAGATATCCAAAGCTTCAATATACGAAACATAATCCTTCTGAAAAGGAATAAGCTTTAAGTGATTTTTTAAGCGCGTCGATTGAAGTTTTTCTTCTAGCCAAGTGATGAGTTCTTGGGAATCTTCACTATAAATAGGTAAGCCTTGCTGGGTTTGTCCAACGATAGTGGGATCTCCAACAATCCAGAGTTGAATTTTGTCTAAAATATTATCGGGCAATAAATCAAGGGAAGCTGTCAGTTCGCGAACCCCTTTGCCTGAATCAATACGACAAAGTGTTCCTATAACAATTTTGCCTTCAGCACCGTATTGCGTACGAATTTCTTCGCGACGCTCTGGATTTTTCTGAAAGATTTCAGTTTTTCTTCCATAACGGATCAGTTTTAGTTTTTCAGGAGCAATTGGAAAGTTGATACGGGCTTCATTGATTATTTCTTCTGATGAAGAGCACAGAGCTGAGACTTTGGAAAATAGCCACTTGTGAACTAAATCTCTTTTGGGAACGGCATTCATATAGAGATTGTAGATATGGCGAATGGAAGAATTGCCGATTAAAGCCAAGGCATTGGCCCAAAGATCTAAGCGGGAGTGAGAGAAAACATCTGTGATTTCTTCAGACTTATAGATGCCTTTAATAATACGGCTATGTTTCCACTTGGATATTTTTTTTGCAGTCAGCGTACGAACTTTGATGTTTCGGCTGAGAAGTTCTTTATGCACCCTAGAGTTTTCTAAGCAAAGAGCTATTTGTGGATAGCCCAGGGACTGCATTTCAGTGATGAGATCAACAGTGTACATCTCCAGCCCGCCCCAAGAGGGGGACTGGAGACAGTGAAGAATCTTTTTCATAGGCTATTTAAAAAACTCTTGTATGGTTTTTGTAATATATAGTGCTTCGTCTTGCGAAAGGTCCGCAAACATCGGCAGTCTTAAAAGTCTATTAGCCTGATCGCTGGTGATTTTAAGATCATCGCCCATGCGGCCGTATTTCACACCAGCAGGTGCTGAGTGAAGAGGGACGTAGTGAGTGGTAGATTGGATACCTGCCTCTTTAAGATACTGTCCTAGTTCTGCGCGCTCTTGTGCTGAGTTAAGTAAAATATAATAGATATGTGCGTTGGCTTTAGCTTCCTGAGGGATTACCATACGCTTTAAAACACCGCGAGATTCAAGCTCGGAGAGTTCTTGATGGTAGGTGTTCCAAATCGCCAAACGCTTTGCTGTGATGATTTCTCCGTCCTCTAGTTGAGAAAGTAAGAAAGCCGCAGAAAGCTCCGATAATAAGTAAGAAGAACCCTTGTCTTGCCAAGTATATTTATCAACCTGGCCTTCTAAGAATTGTTGGCG carries:
- a CDS encoding putative glycosyltransferase (COG0438 Glycosyltransferase), whose product is MYTVDLITEMQSLGYPQIALCLENSRVHKELLSRNIKVRTLTAKKISKWKHSRIIKGIYKSEEITDVFSHSRLDLWANALALIGNSSIRHIYNLYMNAVPKRDLVHKWLFSKVSALCSSSEEIINEARINFPIAPEKLKLIRYGRKTEIFQKNPERREEIRTQYGAEGKIVIGTLCRIDSGKGVRELTASLDLLPDNILDKIQLWIVGDPTIVGQTQQGLPIYSEDSQELITWLEEKLQSTRLKNHLKLIPFQKDYVSYIEALDIFALASHKETYSLSVIDAMMMDKPVIGTDAGGTTEQVGEKNERGILVEPRSAQSIADAVKVFVESTGMIATKGTAAGSWARSQHSWEKALAEYSQLL